DNA from Leptolyngbya iicbica LK:
ATGTGATCGAAAGGATTCACGCCAATCAGCTTTTCCACCCTCTTGAGCTGGTCTGCAAACCATTTTTCTACCAATGTTGAAACGAGGACGTTTTTAGAGATAGGAGATTTTAGATAGTCAAATAAATCTTCATCCAGAAATGCAAAATCAATATTTCTTCGCAGTAAAGGCACGCTGTTTAATCTGGTACCAGAGTCTAAAACAGCCTCTTTTCCTTCTTTCGCCTTCAAGTGCCAGAATGCATTCTTGACCCTACTTAGAAAGAAAAAAGGTTGAGCTAAGTCAGCTTGATAATGAGATGGACTAAGCTGACTTCTATATTTTACAAACAGAGATACAAGCTCTGGCGTGAGGTATATTTTATTTTCTTGAATATAATTCTGACCAATTAGTTCGATTACTGACAAAAGTAGTAAAGGCTGATATGGTGTGACTCCCCTATTAATATTGACCCGGAGAGTTCTAAACCTATGTGCGTAGTACCCTAGATCTTTATCCATAAATCACGGGAACATCTCTGCTTTAAGTCTAGCCTCTATCTTTTCCATAGCAATAGGAGGATTTCTGAAATTGTCAGTTTCAGAGATGGCAATAATTTCGTACAATTGACCTGGAAACCATCTGCCAACGAGTACAGAAAGTAGACTTTCTCTATACTTTTCGTCTTTCAGAAAGTCAAATAAATCTTCGTCAAAATATGCATATCGTATAGTTCTCTTAACTTCGGCCAAGGTTTTGAGTTTAGTCTTAGAAGTTATAACTTTCTCATATCCAGGATTAGCTATGAAATGCCAAAATTTTCCACTTTTCATGTGAAAATATGGTCTTGATATATCAGGATTGTGGGCCTCAGAACCCAAATAACTCCAGTACTTCAGAAATTTATTGTTTAATTCTTGCGAGAGATAAATTTCATTTTCTGGAATTTCCCCCTTTCTAATCATTTCAATTATTGAGAACAATAAAATTGGTTTGTGAGGGGCAAAGCCACGAGAATTATCTACTCGAATCTTTTTGAATTTGTTGGAGTAGTACTGAAGAACTTCGAGCTTGCTGGGCAAGTGATGTGCTTTCAAGCTGTCGCGACTCCTAACAGGTATTTAGAGGAAGTCTAAAATATCAAGGTCTTCGGAGTCAAAGGATATCGTAGAAGACTTTACAAGCAACAAAATCTGTTGTGAAGTATCAGTCACGCCAACAAGCTGTTTTTCTAATATTTCAAAGCCCCCATTTGCATATTCTTCAAAGATCTTTGCTTTTGCCTGGATTGCTTCTTCACTATTTTGAAGAACTTTTGGATCTTTAGTCGCTACAACAGCAATCAGATCCATTAGTCCCCGATTCTTGAATTGATCGCCAGGAATTGGATCGGGGTCTCTTCTAGAAGCTTGATCAAAGGGAACCCGCTTACCTTTTGAAAACCCAAATGCAGCGCCAAAAGTGACTATTTCCGCATAGGTGTTAAACGGCCCCGTTGATCCTTCTCCGGCTTTCAAAGCCTTCACTAAGTCTGCTTTGTCCTTTGCAACTTTGACCCGTATATCTGCCATTGCCCTACCCAACCATCAACTCACAACCATCCCATCCATTGACCTGCTAGCGTCGGCGCAACACCAGCACCGAAATCACTCAGAACACTAAGCCTCTATTCGGTCAAC
Protein-coding regions in this window:
- a CDS encoding DNA phosphorothioation-associated protein 4, which encodes MADIRVKVAKDKADLVKALKAGEGSTGPFNTYAEIVTFGAAFGFSKGKRVPFDQASRRDPDPIPGDQFKNRGLMDLIAVVATKDPKVLQNSEEAIQAKAKIFEEYANGGFEILEKQLVGVTDTSQQILLLVKSSTISFDSEDLDILDFL
- a CDS encoding HNH endonuclease, producing MDKDLGYYAHRFRTLRVNINRGVTPYQPLLLLSVIELIGQNYIQENKIYLTPELVSLFVKYRSQLSPSHYQADLAQPFFFLSRVKNAFWHLKAKEGKEAVLDSGTRLNSVPLLRRNIDFAFLDEDLFDYLKSPISKNVLVSTLVEKWFADQLKRVEKLIGVNPFDHISYSDFDPGIERQLPLASELDVNSYKNAIEAVRDTTFRKNIVRLYDSRCAFCHLRIISLDETNIVDGAHIKPFSKFKDDTYSNGISLCKNHHWAFDHGWFGIDENYRILIRQNWLTESASQGTKLMREYHGEGIILPHEDEFLPDLGALEWHRQHWKIA